The genomic segment CAGCACCGTGGTCAGCGCTGCGACGGCGACGTACTTGTGCATCCGCGTCATGGTCATGAACGGACAACCCCCATTGGTGTGTTGGTCTGAGAAGCTGTTGCTCTATCGATCTTGGTGGGCGTGAGTTCGAGGTTGTCGACTCGGTCGGGTGATCTCGTGGCCAACCGGGCATGAAAGCGGGGCCTCCCGCACAGCTCGTGGGTGTCGAATCCAACCGAGCAACAGGAGGCCCCTGGTGCTGCAGTCTTCCGTGCCGGCGTCGATGGCGTCCAACCAAGCTTCCCTGGAGTGTGATTGCCTCGCACACCGGTTCGGGAACGCCAGGGACCGGCCGTACAGGCGACCGAAGTATCCGTCCGACATGAGCGACGCGGAGTGGGCCGTCGTACGTGAGGCGATGCCGGTTCCCGGCTGGCTGGAGGGCCGTGGCGGGCAACCGGAGAGCTATTGCCACCGGCAGATGGTCGACGCGGTGCGCTATCTGGTCGCGGGCGGTATCACCTGGCGGGCGATGCCTGCGGACTTTCCCGCGTGGGACCGCGTCTACGCCTTCTTCCGGCGCTGGCGGGACAAGGGCCTGACCGCCGAGTTCCACGACCGGCTGCGCGACCGGGTCCGCCGGGCTGAGGGCCGGGACCCGGAGCCGACGGCCGGCGTCATCGATGCGCAGTCGGTGAGGGCAGCCGCGTCGGTGCCGGGCGCGACCAGGGGCTTCGACGGCGGGAAGAAGGTCAACGGCCGCAAGCGGCACATCGTGGTGGACACCCTCGGACTGCTGTTGGCCGTGACGGTGACCGCGGCCTCGGTCACCGACCGGGACGCGGGGCAGACACTCCTGGCCCGGCTGCGTGAACGGCACTGGCGCATCACGCGGGTGTGGGCCGACGGCGGCTACACCGGGCGCCTGGTCGACCTCGCCCGCGACGCCTGGCGGATCGCGCTGACCGTGGTCAGACGCAGCGACGACACCAGCGGTTTCATCGTGCTGCCGAAGAGGTGGCTGGTGGAGCGCACGTTCGCGTGGCTGATGCACTCACGCCGGCTGGCCCGCGACTACGAGACGCGCACCGACACCTCGGAGGCAGTGATCAAGTGGGCGATGAGCACAGTCATGAGCCGCCGCCTCGCCCGACGGGCACGCTGAACAGCCCCGGACGTTCCTCAGCCAGCCAGCCCCGCGCGGCCAGCCGCTTGGCTTTCGACCGCACCCCTTCCACCTTCGCCGGGACCGGCTCCAGCCCGAGGCCTGCCGCGAGTTGACGACAGTCCATCGCCTCCCCGCGCATCCCGTTCCCGCCGGCCAGCACGTCCATGATCCGCTGGTAGTCCGGCGCGAGAACCGCCGGGGCGAGCCCTTCCTCCCAGTGAGGCACCACTGAGCCGGGCACCGCCTGCCTGACCTGCACCGGCCGTTCGCCGGCCACCACGACCGGCGCCACGTCCTCGCCTCCGCGAGGCTCCGCCAGAACCTCACCCACCGTCTCACGGGCAATCACGAACCGCTCCCACACCGCCTCCGCTTCCCGCAGCTCGGCCTGGAGAGCATCCACCCGCTGCCGAGCGACGCGTTCACGCTCCTCCAGCAACCCCATCACCGACGGCATCCCGGCACCTCCACCGAAGAGACGACACAACAACCCGTCCCTCCCGCCGAAACACCACCCCTACACCTGACCAGCAGAAACACGCCCGTCACTCTCGGAAAGACAACGGCTTCTGACACCTCTGCAAACTCACAAGACGTACGGGACGGATGACACCGGCGTACGTTTTTTTTCGCCGCGCTCTCAGCGCAGTGCGCTGCCCGCCACCCACCGTTCCCAGCTCAGGTTCCAGTCGCCGTACCCGTTGCCGACGGCCACGGTCTCCTTCGAGCCGGTCACCTTCACCACGTCGCCCGGGATGACCTGGTCGTAGAACCGTTTCGCCGTGCCGTCGTCCGCGAGGCCCACGCACCCGTGGGTGACGTTCTGTCGGCCCGCGTACGTGTTGGCCTTCGGGTTCTCGTGGAGGTAGGTGCCGGAGGCGGTGAGGTGGACGGCGTAGGAGTACCAGTCGGCGTACGAGTCGCCGTAGCCGACCGAGCGGGAGTCCATGAAGACCTTGGGCTGCTTGTCGGAGACGACCATCGTGCCGTTCCAGGTCTCCATGCCGGGCGCGCCCGTGGTGACCGGGATGCGCTGGGTCGAGCCGTCCTTCTCGACGGTCATGGTGTGCTGCCGTACGTCGACCGTGGCGATCAGCGAGCGGCCGATGGTGAAGTGCCGGGTGAGGTCCGCCCCGACCTCGACGGTGACCTTCGTACCGGGCTTCCAGTAGGTGCGGGGACGGAAGTCGACGCGCTGGCCGTCGGCGAGGTTCCGGTCCTTGACCCAGCTCCAGGAGCCCTCCGTGCCGGTGTCCGTCTCGACCTTCAACCGCCGTTCCACCTCGGCGCGTTCGGCCTCCGGGACCGGGCGGTCGAAGGTGACGGATATCGGCATGCCGACGCCCACGGTCTGCCCGTCGGCGATGTTCACGCGCGCGCCCTCGAAGGCCTTGGGCGGCGGCGGGCCGGGCTTCACGTTCACGGCCTCGGCGCCGGTTCCGTCCCCGGTTCCGTCCCCGTCCCCGGCGTCCGCCCCCTGGTCCGCCTGGGAATGGGCCCTCGGGATCCCACTCGGCCCCTCGACCCGCACGCCCTCGCCGCTCCCCGCGCAGCCCGTGAGCGCGAACGCGACCGCGCACGCGGCCGTCGCGGCGATCACGTGGACGAGACGTCGGCGCCGCCGCGTTCCCGTGCCCCTGCTTCTCGCGGCCCTGCTCCTCGTGGTCATGGTCTCCCCCAGATGTGTTTCGCGATGATGTGATTCGCGATGTGTTTCGATGTGCGGGCGTACGTACGGGACCTGTACGCACGACGGGGGCGACCGGGTTGCATGGCGACGCAGGGAACTTCGGACAACGGCGGGGGCATGACCGAGGCAGAGTTCGACGCGTTCTACGCCACCGCGTTCCCCCGGCTGACCGGCCAGCTCTACGCCTTCACCGGGGACCACGGCGAGGCGCAGGACGTGGTGCAGGAAGCCTTCGTGCGGGCCTGGGACCGGCGGCGGGACTTCCTCGCGGAGGGGGCGCCCGAGGCGTGGATCAGGACCGTGGCGATGCGGCTCGCGGTGAGCCGGTGGCGCCGGGCGCGCCGCTGGCTGGAGCTGGTGCGCCGCACTCCGCCCCCGGAACACGCGCCGGGACCCGATCCCGAGCGCGCGGTGCTGGTCGAGGCGTTGCGCAGGATTCCGGAGGCCCAGCGGATGGCGGTGGTTCTGCACCATCTGTGCGACTTGAGTGTCGAGCAGGTAGCCTCCGAGACCGGTGCCCCCGTGGGCACGGTCAAGGCCCGGCTGTCCCGCGGCCGGGCGGCACTGGCGCGCGAACTGGCCCCCGCCGAGGGTGCGAAGGAGGACGGTCGTGTCCGATGAACTCACCGTCCGGCTGCGCGAGTTGGCCGAGACCGCCGAGGCTTCTCCGCCCGGGTCCGGCGCCGACGTCCGCGCCACCGCCGGACGCCGTCGGCGGCGGCGCCGGACGACCGCCGCCCTCGCGGGCGGCTGCGCGGCGGCGGGCCTGGCCGCCGTCCTCACGCTGAACGTCGCCTCCCACGGCACCGAGCGGGGCCCGTCCACGACCGCGACCTCCCTGCCCAGCGCTACGGCGGCGCCCGACGTCACCGTGGACCTCTCCCGCCGCGTCCTCACCGTCGACGGCCGCGAACTGCCACTTTCCAGTGGCACGGCCAGGACGCCGACCCCGACCGGCCTGATGACCGTCACCGCCAAGCACAGCGTCATGGTCGTCTCCGCCGCGACGGTCCGCTTCCCCGACGAGTACGAGATGAAGCTCCCGTGGGTCCTGGAACTGGCCCCGGTCGAGGCGAGCGCCGAACCCGGTGCGGACGGTGCGGACGGTGCGGACGGTGCGAC from the Streptomyces sp. NBC_00310 genome contains:
- a CDS encoding IS5 family transposase; its protein translation is MSDAEWAVVREAMPVPGWLEGRGGQPESYCHRQMVDAVRYLVAGGITWRAMPADFPAWDRVYAFFRRWRDKGLTAEFHDRLRDRVRRAEGRDPEPTAGVIDAQSVRAAASVPGATRGFDGGKKVNGRKRHIVVDTLGLLLAVTVTAASVTDRDAGQTLLARLRERHWRITRVWADGGYTGRLVDLARDAWRIALTVVRRSDDTSGFIVLPKRWLVERTFAWLMHSRRLARDYETRTDTSEAVIKWAMSTVMSRRLARRAR
- a CDS encoding L,D-transpeptidase, which codes for MTTRSRAARSRGTGTRRRRRLVHVIAATAACAVAFALTGCAGSGEGVRVEGPSGIPRAHSQADQGADAGDGDGTGDGTGAEAVNVKPGPPPPKAFEGARVNIADGQTVGVGMPISVTFDRPVPEAERAEVERRLKVETDTGTEGSWSWVKDRNLADGQRVDFRPRTYWKPGTKVTVEVGADLTRHFTIGRSLIATVDVRQHTMTVEKDGSTQRIPVTTGAPGMETWNGTMVVSDKQPKVFMDSRSVGYGDSYADWYSYAVHLTASGTYLHENPKANTYAGRQNVTHGCVGLADDGTAKRFYDQVIPGDVVKVTGSKETVAVGNGYGDWNLSWERWVAGSALR
- a CDS encoding SigE family RNA polymerase sigma factor; its protein translation is MTEAEFDAFYATAFPRLTGQLYAFTGDHGEAQDVVQEAFVRAWDRRRDFLAEGAPEAWIRTVAMRLAVSRWRRARRWLELVRRTPPPEHAPGPDPERAVLVEALRRIPEAQRMAVVLHHLCDLSVEQVASETGAPVGTVKARLSRGRAALARELAPAEGAKEDGRVR
- a CDS encoding L,D-transpeptidase; the encoded protein is MSDELTVRLRELAETAEASPPGSGADVRATAGRRRRRRRTTAALAGGCAAAGLAAVLTLNVASHGTERGPSTTATSLPSATAAPDVTVDLSRRVLTVDGRELPLSSGTARTPTPTGLMTVTAKHSVMVVSAATVRFPDEYEMKLPWVLELAPVEASAEPGADGADGADGATPTADGSGSTGGPRGTTEATDGTEATDGTGTSEKATGDPTRSPAGSGIWIAALTYNDKAPGNLDTTSGWIGLRTDDARWLYDRLTTGALVEIRGTAPTPAPDSTLPTPTTADESFLPTPLP